From a single Mus caroli unplaced genomic scaffold, CAROLI_EIJ_v1.1 scaffold_14472_1, whole genome shotgun sequence genomic region:
- the LOC110287637 gene encoding olfactory receptor 5AC1-like isoform X1 — MTAENQTVVAVFVLTGLTERSELQVPLFLVFFTIYLITIVGNLGLIALIWKDPHLHTPMYLFLGSLAFADACASSSVTPKMLVNFLSKDHKMFLVECFTQFYFFGSSATTECFLLSVMAYDRYVAICNPLLYPVMMSNSLCMKFIYVSYIIGFLHLAIHVGLLVRLNFCKSNIIHYFYCEILQLFKISCTDPTINILLVLIFSALIQGFTFMTIIVSYFSVIFAILKTKSERGRSKAFSTCSAHLLSVSLFYGTLFLIYVCPGSGPVGDKEKMLSLFYTVIIPLLNPFVYSLRNKEVISAFRRVMKNT, encoded by the exons ATGACAGCAGAAAACCAGACTGTGGTGGCAGTGTTTGTTCTCACAGGACTCACTGAGAGGTCCGAGTTGcaggttcccctcttcctggTTTTCTTCACCATCTACCTCATCACCATTGTGGGCAACCTTGGGCTGATTGCTCTCATCTGGAAGGACCCTCACctccacactcccatgtacttATTCCTGGGAAGCTTAGCTTTTGCAGATGCCTGTGCTTCATCTTCTGTGACTCCCAAGATGCTTGTCAATTTTTTATCTAAGGATCACAAAATGTTCTTGGTTGAGTGCTTCacccagttttatttctttggttccAGTGCAACAACAGAATGTTTCCTACTGTCagtgatggcctatgaccgctatgtggccatatgCAACCCTTTGCTTTATCCAGTGATGATGTCCAATAGCCTCTGTATGAAATTTATATATGTTTCATATATTATAGGTTTTCTACATTTAGCAATTCATGTGGGCTTGTTAGTGAGATTAAATTTCTGTAAGTCCAACATCATACACTATTTCTACTGTGAAATCTTGCAGTTATTCAAAATTTCCTGCACTGATCCTACAATTAACATCCTTctggttttaatattttcagctttGATACAAGGTTTTACTTTTATGACTATTATTGTCTCCTACTTCTCTGTCATTTTTGCCATCCTGAAAACAAAGTCTGAGAGGGG NAGAAGCAAAGCCTTCTCCACATGCAGTGCCCAtctactctctgtctctttgttctaTGGAActctttttctcatttatgtTTGTCCTGGGTCTGGGCCTGtgggagacaaagagaaaatgctttctttgttttatacagTCATAATTCCTCTGCTCAACCCATTTGTTTACAGTCTGAGAAACAAAGAGGTTATAAGTGCTTTTAGAAGAGTAATGAAGAATACCTGA
- the LOC110287637 gene encoding olfactory receptor 5AC1-like isoform X2 codes for MTAENQTVVAVFVLTGLTERSELQVPLFLVFFTIYLITIVGNLGLIALIWKDPHLHTPMYLFLGSLAFADACASSSVTPKMLVNFLSKDHKMFLVECFTQFYFFGSSATTECFLLSVMAYDRYVAICNPLLYPVMMSNSLCMKFIYVSYIIGFLHLAIHVGLLVRLNFCKSNIIHYFYCEILQLFKISCTDPTINILLVLIFSALIQGFTFMTIIVSYFSVIFAILKTKSERGRRKAFSTCSAHLLSVSLFYGTIFLLYVRAGSGSGEDKDRMYSLFYTIIIPFLNPFIYSLRNKEVTSALRRKMK; via the coding sequence ATGACAGCAGAAAACCAGACTGTGGTGGCAGTGTTTGTTCTCACAGGACTCACTGAGAGGTCCGAGTTGcaggttcccctcttcctggTTTTCTTCACCATCTACCTCATCACCATTGTGGGCAACCTTGGGCTGATTGCTCTCATCTGGAAGGACCCTCACctccacactcccatgtacttATTCCTGGGAAGCTTAGCTTTTGCAGATGCCTGTGCTTCATCTTCTGTGACTCCCAAGATGCTTGTCAATTTTTTATCTAAGGATCACAAAATGTTCTTGGTTGAGTGCTTCacccagttttatttctttggttccAGTGCAACAACAGAATGTTTCCTACTGTCagtgatggcctatgaccgctatgtggccatatgCAACCCTTTGCTTTATCCAGTGATGATGTCCAATAGCCTCTGTATGAAATTTATATATGTTTCATATATTATAGGTTTTCTACATTTAGCAATTCATGTGGGCTTGTTAGTGAGATTAAATTTCTGTAAGTCCAACATCATACACTATTTCTACTGTGAAATCTTGCAGTTATTCAAAATTTCCTGCACTGATCCTACAATTAACATCCTTctggttttaatattttcagctttGATACAAGGTTTTACTTTTATGACTATTATTGTCTCCTACTTCTCTGTCATTTTTGCCATCCTGAAAACAAAGTCTGAGAGGGGCAGACGCaaagccttctccacctgcaGTGCTCACCTGCTCTCCGTGTCTCTGTTCTATGGTACAATTTTCCTCTTGTATGTGCGTGCTGGGTCTGGATCAGGTGAAGATAAGGACAGaatgtattctttattttacaCCATAATAATTCCCTTTCTAAATCCTTTTATATACAGTCTGAGAAACAAAGAGGTAACATCTGCTCTgcgaagaaaaatgaaataa